The DNA region TAATAGTTACTTTGCCAATATCATTATTATTTCACCATTTTTTAGAAATTTCACCCGCTAAGACAAAGCCTAAATATGACTTAATAAAGTGATATTCAACGTCATTATTATGCCCAAACTACTGTTTTATTAGGATAAATACATATTAACAAAGAGCAAAAACATATTTTATCTTTATACTTATTAGTAAGTTACAATACTTCATACCACTTCTGGTTATATTTGTTAAATTTCAGCCTTACTTTCTCACCTTTTGCACTGATAAATCTATCGCTTTGGCATTCAATAGTAGCAGAGTTTTGAGGTAGTTTGACTTTCCTCTTGATAGTTCCACCTATCACTAATACTTCTTGTCCGTCAACATAACGACTAATATTCATGCTCATTGTTGTAATTGTAGTGCTAGTCATATTATGTAACACTACTTCTTCACATTTGGGAGTAACCATATACGGTGTTTCTTGTTCCCACGATAAAACACAAGATCCTTGAGTATCACGTCTTTCTACGTTAATGTATTGATTATTTCTGAATAAAGGACGCTCATTAGTAAGATCACCCAACTGCTCAGGTGTACGACAATTTTCAAAAAAATTGTTTTCTATTACTATATTTTTCAAATTATCATAATATAATATACAACTAACTTTTGTAACATTAGTTGCTGCCTTATGGAAATTGTCTTTGATTACTACGTTAGATAATTCACCAAAAATGTGAGCCATACTTACTGGCTGTGTTTGTCCATATATTTCATTTTGATTAAATTGAATATTTCTATTGACGCCACTAGTGAATAAAACATTGTTAACATCAAAAAATTTGTTTTTTGTGATTACGAAGTCACTTGCGCCCCCAAAAGGACAAATACCAGAGGGAGAGTTATAAAAACTACAGTTAGTAATTGTTATTTTCCGACCAGGGTAAAAGTTACCTTGAGCTACAACTAAACCAGATGCGATAGAATCTTGGAATTTACATTGCTCAAAATAATAATATTTGTTGGGTGACACGGGTGCATTTTCGACCCAAGCATTTGCAGTTTGAGAAAATTCACACTTAGTGACAGTTAGATTTGCATCAAGACTGAGCATTGAGCCATTAGAATTTGCTATTTTTGTATTTGATATAGTAACTTTTCCAATTCCTGAACCTCCTCCATAAATTACTTCTCCCCTGAAATCATGTACGTAAACAGAATCAATAGTAATATTATCCAAATATTTATCAAAATCTAAGACTATACCCTTGTGGGAAATATCCCACCCATCCCCAGTTTTTGGGTTAGCTGGCCATCCGCGATCGCCAGTAAATCCAGTCAGACCACCGTGTAGTTCGAGATTTTTAATTGTAACATTTTTCCGAGGCTGACTAGAATTATTGGTTCCCTGAACCATAATTCCATGCCCTCTCACAACTTGCCCTTTAATAACAGACCAAGAACCTCTACTTTCAATAATAGTTTTGCCAATCCCATCACCAGCTAGGGTAATATTGTCATAATTTATGACAATTGAAGATGGATAATTAACTGTTAAATTTGCTGGTGCTATTTGGTAATAGCCCTTCGGAATATAGATAGTTCCTCCACCTTGCCGACCAACCGTATCAATGGCTTTTTGAATTATTTTTGTGTTAGCTGCAATGATGTAATCTTGTTGATTATTACCACTTACAAGTTTTCCAAATGAATAAACATTCACAAAGCGATTTGGTAGTGTCTGGCTAAGTAAAATCTTATTATTTCTTTTGCTTTCTTGCCCTACTCCTGATGATGTATTGGTAAGTAGTGCATTTAGTGTACTTACTACTGACCCAAAACTTGCATAAATTAAAAAAGTACGACGATCCATTCTTTAATTTCCTAATAATTTAAAAAAAATAAGTTTTATATTTTCATATTTATAAAGGATGTTTTTAGTGAATAATAAGTTAATATTATTATATTACCATATAACCAAATTTGAAAAATATCTTTCCCAAATCAGAATTGTCTGAAAAACCATGCATGTAGTTTTATTATTAGAACAAAAAGCTTACTTGCAGGCAAATTGCTGTCTGTTTTTAGATAGATTTAGTAAACAAATAACAGTCAATCAGTCAATACACCCAAAAAATGGCAAGTTTAGCCTTATACTTTTACAAAAACATCCTACTAAACTCACTAATTGTTCATCATAATACTGCCTTTAATTTTCTTCTAAGAGAATTTTCTGCACTCTAGGTTGAAGATAAAGGGCTAACCATAAAGGATGGGACTCATAAAAAAATATATAAATAATATGATTCAAAAATTTTCGTCTTGGATTTGCTGTCAACTGGGAGCGCGTGAGCATTATTCTATTCCCCGATCGCTAAACAAGGCTGGACAATTAACTCACTTGATTACAGACGCATGGGTTCCACCCGATTCTATGCTCAATGGACTACCAAAACCTTTGTTAGCTAATTTGCGAGAACGGTTTCATACAGATTTAGCCCCAGCCTCTGTTTACGCCTTTACTAGTTCGTTGATTGGCTTTGAAATAGCTCAAAGAATTCAAAAAAAGACTGGATGGGAACAGATAATTGCCCGCAATGACTGGTTCCAAAAAAATGCAATTCGATTACTATATAAGCTTGACACTCAACTGTTTACTCTCAATTATCGCCCGACATTTTTTGCCTACAGCTATGCCGCTTTAAAACTGTTCCACTACGCCAAGGCTAAAGGCTGGCGTACTATTCTTGGTCAAATTGATCCAGGGCCATTCGAGGAAAAGTTGGTTATGGAAGAACACGCTAGACATCCGACTTATCAATCTAATTGGCAACCTGCACCATCTCACTACTGGACTAAATGGCATCAAGAATGCTCATTGGCTGACAGAATCATAGTTAACTCACTCTGGTCAAGTGAAGCTTTACAACAAGTCGGCATCCCTGAGCATAAAATTGACATTATTCCCCTTGCCTATCAACCACCTCAACAAGCGTATGATTTTGTGCGAACTTACCCTTCTGTTTTCTCAGATGAACGTCCCCTGCGGGTGTTGTTTCTAGGACAAGTGATTTTGCGAAAAGGTCTTGCTGCACTACTAGAAGCTGCTGAACTCCTGAATGACCAGCCGATAGAATTCTGGATGGTTGGTTCTAAAGGCATTTCTATACCCCAGCCATCTCACGGTAAACTACAGTGGATTGGTTCAGTTTCTAGAAGTGCTACAGTTATGTACTATCAGCAGGCAGATGTTTTACTGTTTCCGACCCTTTCTGATGGTTTTGGACTGACTCAATTAGAAGCCCAAGCTTGGAAAATGCCAATTATTACTTCTAAATTTTGTGGTGAGGTGGTAAAAGATCAAGTTAATGGATTGATTTTGCCCCAAGTGAGTGGACAAGCGATCGCTCAAGCGTTGAAGTTTTGCTTGAATAATCCTTGGCAATTAGAAGCCTTCGCCAAAAATACCGATACTTCAAGTTTTAACCTGTCGCAATTGCAGCAATCTCTCCAAGCTCTGCCTTATGCTGTTATTTGAATTTCCCGAACTAGCCTCCACCCAAATTGGACTAATCATTTTTAGTGGGATTTGGATGCTATGGCGAAATGATGAAGTACCGTTATTTATCAGCAGTTTCTTATTTTACATTAGCGGCTATCGGTATTGGGCAGTCACTAGCGGCTTTGGCAAGTGGGTAACTCTTGGTAATTTAGGTGGCTTTAATTCAATCACAACAGAAGCAGCTCTAGTTGCCTTAAATTACATGGTCTTTGGGGAAATTTGCCTAATTGCAACTTATATGTTGTGCCAAAGGCAATCTCTGCCAGTTATTAAACCTGTTAGCGATCGCTCCTTTTTAATGTGGCTATCTCCTAAAGTCATTGCGTTCGGCTTGCTTTGCTTACCTCTAGTTTTGTATGCTCGTTTTCGGGTAGGCGCAGAAGTAGCAGCAGGAAAGTCCTTAGCTTTTGAGGTTAGTGGCTACTTATATTTATTTCCAATGGTTTTAGTAGGAATTGCTACCTTAATTCTTTGTGTATGGAAGTTTGGCGGTTTTTCGTCAATTCGCACTAAGATTATGGCTTTTTCTATTCTAGTAAGTGTGTCTTATTACACCTTTGGCCCTAACACCCGCTTTCAATTTTTGGGATGGATGCTCGCTAGTGCGATCGTTTTGTCATCTTCCTATCGACCAAAAACCCGTATAATTATTTTCACTATTGTTGCTGTCTTAGCTATTAGCATGTTTGCTGTGGCTGGTGCAATGCGAAGCACAACTTTAGCAGAGAATGCAGTTAATGAGGCAGCCTTTGAGCGGGCATTTAGTGCTGAAGATGCCAATATGCTTGATGGTTTTGTCATGATACAGCAGGTCTATCCCGAACGTTTAGATTATTCTTGGGGTATGGAGCATTTAGAAATTTTAATGCGTCCTATTCCTAGAGCTTTGTGGCCAGAAAAACCCGTAGGCGGTTATGCGAATAAACTTAATATCACTATTAATAAAGGCAAAGCAACCCTCGGCATTTCACCATCATTAATAGGTTCCTTTTATGCCGAAGGTGGGATTATAGGAATTATCTTTTTCTCAATTGTTTATGGCAAAGTGTTTGCTTCTATAGTCCTTTATAGTAAAAGGATTCACCCCTTCGCTAGCATCCTGGTTCGAGCGATTTTATGTGCCTGTTTAATACCCCTTTTACGTGGGGGAGACTTACCAGGAATTTATGCTTGGTTTGGCATGGCTTTTTGGCCATGTTTTTTGCTTCTCTGGACAAAACGGAAATATTTTAGACAGAGGTATCTGTCAACACGTCGCTTTCAATTGAACAACTCAGTCTAAAAATTATAAATACTAATAGTTATGCATATAGTTGTCATTTTCTACAATATTGGAGGTTATCACGCTGCACGACTACGTGCTGCCTACGCAGCCTGCAAGCAAAAAGGCTGGACTTTTAGTGCAATTCAAGTTACAGACACGACTAAAGAACATCCTTGGGGTGATGTAGAGCAAGAAATTACATTTCCTTTAAAAACTTTGTTGCCAATAGCTACAACGTCTCCCTCAACTCTTCGCAATCAAGAATCTACTGTCCCAGCATCCTTATTACCTCCTTGTTTAGACACTTTACAACCGGATATCCTTGCTATCCCTGGATGGGGATTTCCGATATCTCGTGCTGCACTAGCCTGGTGTCGAAAACATAATGTTCCTACAATTTTGATGAGTGAGAGTAAATGGGATGATGAAAAGCGCCAATGGTGGAAGGAGCAATTGAAATCTTGGCTTTACGTCAAAAAATATAATGCTGCCCTTGTGGGTGGTAAACTACACCGTGATTATCTAATTAAGTTAGGCTTTCCCCATGAGCGGATTTTTCTAGGTTACGATGCAGTTGAGAATGACTATTTCAGCCAACGCGCAGAGATAGCAAGACTCGATCCTGTGAAAGCTAGGCACAGACAGGCAAAAATTCCAGCCAAACCTTATTTTATTGTTGTTACCCGTTTAATCAAACGCAAAAACGTATTTCGGCTTGTAGAAGCTTTTGCTGCTTATCGCCAACAAATTGGAGATGGACAAGCTTGGGATCTTGTAATTTGTGGTAGTGGAGAAGAAGAATCTTCTATCCGCAATCTTATTGTTGAACAAAAATTACTAGATTGCGTTCATTTGCCTGGTTTTATTACTTACCAAGCAATTGGAGATTGGTATGGCTTGGCTAATGCTTTCGTGCATCCGGCGTTGCAAGAGCAATGGGGGTTAGTGTTAAACGAAGCTTGTGCTGCTGGGTTGCCAGTTTTATGTAGCCGGACTGTGGGAGCTGCGTATGAACTTATTGATAATGGTAAAAATGGTCTGTTATTCGATCCACAAAGTAGGGAGGATATAACTCGTACCTTGTTAACTATCCATAAAATGGATTTAGATTCCAGAAATAAAATGGGACAATTCAGCAAAGATATTGTAGCTAATTATGCTCCTCAAAGCTTTGCTAATGGTCTTTTAAAAGCTGTAGATACAGCAATAATATCCAGATAAAATACTAACTTAAAGGCATCTATTGATTCAGCTATGAAAATTTTATTTATTGCTCCTTATATTGGAGCAATTTATGGTGGAACATCCAAAATGGTCACAGACCTGCTAGAAGGAATTGGTCGCCTGGGTGTTACTGTTGATCTGGTCACTACAAACGCCAATGGTTCCAATACTTTAGACGTACCACTGAATGAATGGATTACTAGAAAATACTATCGAGTGCAGCATTTTGATTGCTGGTATCGAGATGATTTTATCATTAGTGCATCTTTAATTAAATGGTTAGTTAGTAATATAAACAACTACGATATCGTCCATAGTCAAACAGTTTTTTCTCCAATGATTTCAGTTACTCATTTGATATGCAAATATTTCCATATTCCATATATTGTAACTCCGCATGGGATGCTAGAGCCTTGGGCATTATCCTACAAAATATGGAAAAAACGAATTTATTATAAATTATTTGAAAATCCTTCAATCAAAAATTCTAGCGCCATCCAAGCTATGTCTAGTTTGGAACTAAAAAATATCAATTCTCTCCAATTGCAGAATACTATCTTTATTCCTAATGGAATTCACTGCAAAGAATTTGAAACACTCCCAACCCCAGAGATTTTTTATCAGCAGTTTCCAAAAACTAGAGGTAAAACTCTAATTTTGTTTCTTGGTCGGATTGACCCTAAAAAAGGTCTAGATTTATTAGCTCCTGCTTTTGCCAAAGTCCATAATCAGTTTCCTGACACACATCTAGTTGTAGCAGGCCCAGATAATATCGGATTTATGGATAAAGCTCAAAACTACTTTTTGCAGGCAGGTTGTCTAGATGCTGTTACCTTCACCGGCATGGTGAGTGGAACATTAAAATATGCTGCTTTAGCTGCTGCTAATTTGTATGTTGCTCCTTCTTACTCCGAAGGTTTTAGCATATCCATCTTAGAAGGTATGGCTTCAGGATTACCTTGTATAATTACAACTGCTTGCAATTTTCCAGAAGCTGCTAAAGCTCAAGCTGCCCATGTTGTTGAGATTGATGTCAATGCTATTGCTAATGCTTTGATTGAGTGTTTAAGTCATCCTCAGCAGGCTACAGAAATGGGCGATCGCGCCCGTGAGTTCATTTTCCAAAATTATACTTGGGATCGTGCTGCCCACAAGTTGATACAAGTTTATAAAACCGTTATTGATGGAAAACCTTTACCAGAATTTCTCGGGTAAACTCAAGTGAAAAAATCTATATTTGCTAGGCGATGGAGGTTGATCTGTTTAGCAAGCTTAAGTTTGATTTTGACCCTGTTGAGTATCATACCTCTACAACTAGCGATCGCCATCAACCAAGCACCCCAACCCCAAGCTTTCTTGATTTTAGGCGGCGATCCCGCTAGAGAAAAATTGACTGCCGAACTAGCCCAATGGTATCCATCTCTAGAAATTTGGGTGTCTTCTCCTCCCGATATTCAGAAAACATACGAAACTTTTCAAGCCGTAGGTATACCCAAGAGTCGTTTACACATTGACATTCATGCAAAAGATACTGTAACAAACTTTACCTCTGTTGTTGGTGACTTCAAACAACGGCAACTTCAACATTTATTTCTGATTACTTCCGATTTTCACATGCTTAGAGCTAAGGCGATCGCCACCTTCATCCTTGGTAGCCAAGGTATTGCCTTTACCTCCATCTCCGTACCATCCAAAAAAACTGGCTCAGAATCCCTCCTCCGTATTATTCGTGATATTGTGCGCTCTATACTCTGGATTGCTACAGGATATACGGGAGCCAGCCTTTAACTAATCAGTAATTTGCAATTCTTAGCGAAACACTCGCGCGTAATTGTTTTTCTTGGTAGTTTTTAGCTGTTGGGGTCTAAATCCCAAACTAATTCAATTACGAATTATTTCACCCTACTCTTGCTTACCCCTTTATGCGTCTAAATCAATATACTGTTGGCGACTATACTCCAGGCGCACCATACTGGAAGCAACTTCTTTGGTACTTTGTAGGGTCGCCCTTAGTTGAAAGTTATTGGCTCCCGCTTTCAGCTTTTAAAATTTGGATACTCCGCATTTTTGGGGCTAAAATCGGTCAAGGTGTCCGGATTAAACCTGGAGTACGGGTAAAGTTTCCCTGGCGGTTAAACATTGGTGATTTTGTTTGGATTGGGGAAGATGCGTGGATAGATAACGTCGCTCCTGTGACTATCCAAAGTCATGTTTGCCTGTCTCAAGGAGTGTATCTCTGCACTGGCAATCATGATTGGAATCATCCTGATTTTAAATTGATTAGTGCCCCAATCCATATTCAAGAGAGTAGTTGGATTGCCGCCAGATCGGTAATTGGGCCAGGAGTAACAGTTGGTCGCGGAGCGGTACTAACTTTAGGTGGCGTTACTGGGAAATCACTAGAGCCAATGACTATTTATGCAGGTAATCCGGCTCAACCTATCAAGCAACGAAAGCTTTGATTTATATCCCCCCAAATACCCGTCAACAAATTATCAGTTATCAGTTCAGATAATTGGGTTTAAGTCCCCAACTATATCGGCGTTAACTGACAACTGAACAGGACTTACGCAACTGATCAAACATATCTACGTTTTTTTAATACATTTGTTCTATAAGGCAAGCGATCGCTTGCGCTGTTTTGTCAGTTCGCACTGTACCAGTTGGGTAAGTTCTGCTGAAAACTAATCACTCTTTGCCGATTAGTGGTAAGCGTAAGTCATGACTCACTGCGGTTTTGTGGTCTACCTAAGTAAAGCAAGTGACGAACTCGTAAGGCCAGGTTTAAACAACACGATCAACCTTTAGTTGCAGCGCAAAGCCGAAACCAAAGATGTTAGCTTTCTGTTACAGAGGTTTACATTATCTTAAATGTAAAGTTTTGTAACAAAATCAAATTTTCCCAGAAAAACCTACCTAATAAAACTGATAGATAAATAGAGGTTAGGCAATATAAAGTTGCATCTTTTACCGTAAAGCTGTACCAACAGACATTTTAGAAAGCAAAAGGCAGGTGGAACACCTGTTCTAACATAGCGCTTTCAGAATTGGAAATTGATATCAAAATATGGCAAAGACTATTTGCAGATTTGAAATTATTTAAATCTGCATAGCTAGATGCCAACCTCTAATGGTTATGACAAATGTGCAAAATAAGCTTGAGGCAAAAGCAGATGAGAGAAGAGACGATATTAGTTTCAGAATTAGAATCTCGTTTAAAAAAAATTGGGTAATTAGGAGGAAAATCTGCACCAGCAAGTCCACTATTAAAGCTGAGTGGAGTTTATCAAAGTGCATCAAAATAGTTCTCTAGGAAAAGAAATAACTTATATGGATGCTGACAGTCAAGAACAATTGCATAGTCAACTGCAACGAGTTCCAATTGCCATTATAGGTATGTCTGCTTTATTTCCCAAAGCTAAAAACTTGCAGGAATATTGGGATAATATTATTGGCAAAGTCGATTGCATTACTGATATTCCCACTTCTCGCTGGAATATAGACGACTACTACGACCCAGATCCCACATCTCCTGATAAAACCTACTGTAAGCGGGGTGGATTCATCCCAGACATCGATTTTAACCCTCTGGAATTTGGGCTACCTCCAAATATTCTGGAAGTAACAGATGTCGCTCAGTTACTCTCGTTGGTTGTGGCGAAAGCGGCGATGGAAGATGCGGGTTACGGCGATAGCAACTTTAGTCACGAACGTACTGGAGTTGTTCTAGGTGTAGTTGGGGGATGTATGCAATTAATCACCCCACTGACTAGCCGATTACAATATCCTGTTTGGCAAAAAGTTCTTAAAAGCAGTGGCTTATCCGACGAGGATATAGAGAAAATTATCCAGAAAATGAAATTGGCTTATGTAGGTTGGGAAGAAAATTCTTTTCCAGGTTGGCTAGCTAATGTGGTTGCTGGACGGATTGCTAACCGCTTGAACTTAGGAGGAATGAACTGTGTAGTGGATGCAGCCTGTGCCAGTTCGATGAGTGCTGTCAAGATGTCTATCAGTGAGTTGCTCGAAGGACGTTGCGACATGATGATCACTGGTGGCGTGGAAACTGATAACTCGATTTTCAACTATATGTGTTTCAGTAAAACACCTGCTTCATCTAAAAAGGACTTTTTGAATCCTTTCGATGCCGAGTCGGATGGAATGATGGTTGGTGAAGGTATCGGGATGTTGGTGCTCAAACGGCTTGCGGATGCAGAACGCGATCGCGATCGCATTTATGCAATCATTAAAGGAATCGGCACTGGTAGTGACGGTAAATATAAGAGTATTTACGCCCCACGGAAAGAAGGGCAAGCCAAGACATTACGTCGGGCCTACGAAGATGCAGGCATTCCCTGTACAAGCATTGAATTGATTGAAGCTCATGGTACGGGAACTCCAGCTGGTGATTTATGTGAGTTTACGGCCTTAAACGAAGTTTTTAGCGAGAACAACCCTAACAAACAGCATATTGCTCTGGGAAGCGTCAAATCTCAAATTGGACATACCAAAGCGGCTGCGGGTTCAGCAAGTATAATTAAAGCTGCTCTAGCTATTTATCACAAGGTACTACCACCTACGATTAACGTTACCCAACCGAATCCCAAGTTTGGGATGGAAAACTCCCCATTTTACTTAAATACAGAGGTTAGACCGTGGCTTCAGTCTGATCCAAACATTCCAAGACGAGCTGGAGTGAGTTCATTTGGTTTTGGGGGCACAAATTATCATCTAGTTCTAGAAGAATATAACAAAGAGCAGAGCTATGCCTATCGTATACACACCGCTCCTGGGTCTGTCTTAATTTGGGCTGATACTCCAGAGCAGTTATTAGTTAAGTGCGAAGCCGCAAAGTTACAGTTAGAATCTGGCACTGGCAATCAATACTATCAAGAACTAATTAATTCTTCTAAATCTTCAGATATTCCAATTCCCACTGCAAGAGTAGGGTTTATTGCTGTATCCAAAGTTGAGGCTGGTGAATTACTACAAGTTGCAATTAATCAGCTAAAAAAACAACCGCAAGCAGCATCTTGGGAACACCCGCGTGGAGTCTATTACCGTAAGGCTGGTATGTCTCTAGAAGGCAAAGTAGTGGCTTTGTTTCCTGGACAAGGGTCTCAGTATTTGAATATGGGTAGTAAATTAGCCATTAACTTCCCTGCCCTACGTCAAACCTACAAGTCTCTGGACGAGCTATTTATTCAAGATGGTTTACAACCAATTTCTCAAACTGTTTTTCCTCGTCCGACCTTTGATAGTGAGGAAAAAACTAGCCAGACTAAAGCATTGCAACGAACTGAAAATGCTCAACCAGCCATAGGCGCTTTTAGTGTAGGTTTATACAAAATTCTACAACAGGCTGGGTTCAAGGCAGATTTTGTTGCAGGGCATAGCTTTGGGGAATTGACCGCTCTTTGGGCTGCTGGAGTTTTAAGCGACGCAGATTACTTTTACCTAGTAAAAGCTAGGGGTCAAGC from Nostoc commune NIES-4072 includes:
- a CDS encoding right-handed parallel beta-helix repeat-containing protein, with translation MDRRTFLIYASFGSVVSTLNALLTNTSSGVGQESKRNNKILLSQTLPNRFVNVYSFGKLVSGNNQQDYIIAANTKIIQKAIDTVGRQGGGTIYIPKGYYQIAPANLTVNYPSSIVINYDNITLAGDGIGKTIIESRGSWSVIKGQVVRGHGIMVQGTNNSSQPRKNVTIKNLELHGGLTGFTGDRGWPANPKTGDGWDISHKGIVLDFDKYLDNITIDSVYVHDFRGEVIYGGGSGIGKVTISNTKIANSNGSMLSLDANLTVTKCEFSQTANAWVENAPVSPNKYYYFEQCKFQDSIASGLVVAQGNFYPGRKITITNCSFYNSPSGICPFGGASDFVITKNKFFDVNNVLFTSGVNRNIQFNQNEIYGQTQPVSMAHIFGELSNVVIKDNFHKAATNVTKVSCILYYDNLKNIVIENNFFENCRTPEQLGDLTNERPLFRNNQYINVERRDTQGSCVLSWEQETPYMVTPKCEEVVLHNMTSTTITTMSMNISRYVDGQEVLVIGGTIKRKVKLPQNSATIECQSDRFISAKGEKVRLKFNKYNQKWYEVL
- a CDS encoding glycosyltransferase family 4 protein, whose translation is MIQKFSSWICCQLGAREHYSIPRSLNKAGQLTHLITDAWVPPDSMLNGLPKPLLANLRERFHTDLAPASVYAFTSSLIGFEIAQRIQKKTGWEQIIARNDWFQKNAIRLLYKLDTQLFTLNYRPTFFAYSYAALKLFHYAKAKGWRTILGQIDPGPFEEKLVMEEHARHPTYQSNWQPAPSHYWTKWHQECSLADRIIVNSLWSSEALQQVGIPEHKIDIIPLAYQPPQQAYDFVRTYPSVFSDERPLRVLFLGQVILRKGLAALLEAAELLNDQPIEFWMVGSKGISIPQPSHGKLQWIGSVSRSATVMYYQQADVLLFPTLSDGFGLTQLEAQAWKMPIITSKFCGEVVKDQVNGLILPQVSGQAIAQALKFCLNNPWQLEAFAKNTDTSSFNLSQLQQSLQALPYAVI
- a CDS encoding oligosaccharide repeat unit polymerase, giving the protein MLLFEFPELASTQIGLIIFSGIWMLWRNDEVPLFISSFLFYISGYRYWAVTSGFGKWVTLGNLGGFNSITTEAALVALNYMVFGEICLIATYMLCQRQSLPVIKPVSDRSFLMWLSPKVIAFGLLCLPLVLYARFRVGAEVAAGKSLAFEVSGYLYLFPMVLVGIATLILCVWKFGGFSSIRTKIMAFSILVSVSYYTFGPNTRFQFLGWMLASAIVLSSSYRPKTRIIIFTIVAVLAISMFAVAGAMRSTTLAENAVNEAAFERAFSAEDANMLDGFVMIQQVYPERLDYSWGMEHLEILMRPIPRALWPEKPVGGYANKLNITINKGKATLGISPSLIGSFYAEGGIIGIIFFSIVYGKVFASIVLYSKRIHPFASILVRAILCACLIPLLRGGDLPGIYAWFGMAFWPCFLLLWTKRKYFRQRYLSTRRFQLNNSV
- a CDS encoding glycosyltransferase family 4 protein, with the translated sequence MHIVVIFYNIGGYHAARLRAAYAACKQKGWTFSAIQVTDTTKEHPWGDVEQEITFPLKTLLPIATTSPSTLRNQESTVPASLLPPCLDTLQPDILAIPGWGFPISRAALAWCRKHNVPTILMSESKWDDEKRQWWKEQLKSWLYVKKYNAALVGGKLHRDYLIKLGFPHERIFLGYDAVENDYFSQRAEIARLDPVKARHRQAKIPAKPYFIVVTRLIKRKNVFRLVEAFAAYRQQIGDGQAWDLVICGSGEEESSIRNLIVEQKLLDCVHLPGFITYQAIGDWYGLANAFVHPALQEQWGLVLNEACAAGLPVLCSRTVGAAYELIDNGKNGLLFDPQSREDITRTLLTIHKMDLDSRNKMGQFSKDIVANYAPQSFANGLLKAVDTAIISR
- a CDS encoding glycosyltransferase, with the translated sequence MKILFIAPYIGAIYGGTSKMVTDLLEGIGRLGVTVDLVTTNANGSNTLDVPLNEWITRKYYRVQHFDCWYRDDFIISASLIKWLVSNINNYDIVHSQTVFSPMISVTHLICKYFHIPYIVTPHGMLEPWALSYKIWKKRIYYKLFENPSIKNSSAIQAMSSLELKNINSLQLQNTIFIPNGIHCKEFETLPTPEIFYQQFPKTRGKTLILFLGRIDPKKGLDLLAPAFAKVHNQFPDTHLVVAGPDNIGFMDKAQNYFLQAGCLDAVTFTGMVSGTLKYAALAAANLYVAPSYSEGFSISILEGMASGLPCIITTACNFPEAAKAQAAHVVEIDVNAIANALIECLSHPQQATEMGDRAREFIFQNYTWDRAAHKLIQVYKTVIDGKPLPEFLG
- a CDS encoding YdcF family protein, with amino-acid sequence MKKSIFARRWRLICLASLSLILTLLSIIPLQLAIAINQAPQPQAFLILGGDPAREKLTAELAQWYPSLEIWVSSPPDIQKTYETFQAVGIPKSRLHIDIHAKDTVTNFTSVVGDFKQRQLQHLFLITSDFHMLRAKAIATFILGSQGIAFTSISVPSKKTGSESLLRIIRDIVRSILWIATGYTGASL
- a CDS encoding WcaF family extracellular polysaccharide biosynthesis acetyltransferase; the encoded protein is MRLNQYTVGDYTPGAPYWKQLLWYFVGSPLVESYWLPLSAFKIWILRIFGAKIGQGVRIKPGVRVKFPWRLNIGDFVWIGEDAWIDNVAPVTIQSHVCLSQGVYLCTGNHDWNHPDFKLISAPIHIQESSWIAARSVIGPGVTVGRGAVLTLGGVTGKSLEPMTIYAGNPAQPIKQRKL
- a CDS encoding type I polyketide synthase, which translates into the protein MDADSQEQLHSQLQRVPIAIIGMSALFPKAKNLQEYWDNIIGKVDCITDIPTSRWNIDDYYDPDPTSPDKTYCKRGGFIPDIDFNPLEFGLPPNILEVTDVAQLLSLVVAKAAMEDAGYGDSNFSHERTGVVLGVVGGCMQLITPLTSRLQYPVWQKVLKSSGLSDEDIEKIIQKMKLAYVGWEENSFPGWLANVVAGRIANRLNLGGMNCVVDAACASSMSAVKMSISELLEGRCDMMITGGVETDNSIFNYMCFSKTPASSKKDFLNPFDAESDGMMVGEGIGMLVLKRLADAERDRDRIYAIIKGIGTGSDGKYKSIYAPRKEGQAKTLRRAYEDAGIPCTSIELIEAHGTGTPAGDLCEFTALNEVFSENNPNKQHIALGSVKSQIGHTKAAAGSASIIKAALAIYHKVLPPTINVTQPNPKFGMENSPFYLNTEVRPWLQSDPNIPRRAGVSSFGFGGTNYHLVLEEYNKEQSYAYRIHTAPGSVLIWADTPEQLLVKCEAAKLQLESGTGNQYYQELINSSKSSDIPIPTARVGFIAVSKVEAGELLQVAINQLKKQPQAASWEHPRGVYYRKAGMSLEGKVVALFPGQGSQYLNMGSKLAINFPALRQTYKSLDELFIQDGLQPISQTVFPRPTFDSEEKTSQTKALQRTENAQPAIGAFSVGLYKILQQAGFKADFVAGHSFGELTALWAAGVLSDADYFYLVKARGQAMSKPNNGPDCDTGTMLAVNGEIRKIPEIIQGLSHLNIANFNSPNQVVLSGANPEIGTIQQILSKRGYSVTPLPVSAAFHTRFVSHACEPFADAVRSIAFNSPKIPVYSNTTGEAYSTKPEIIQKTLESHLLQSVLFEQEIENLYAAGGYCFVEIGPRQILTNFVKTTLGDRPHLAIALNPSREKDSDLQMRQAVMQLRIAGLSLQDIDPYQFEPQTIEVVKSPVNITLNGSNYVSDKTKATFEKALQDGHKIQSSILNSAELQQEIQHSVVNQFQNNCVNQSLLTEVINSNTNVTSPESTDININVISCQQPEPANVNAGAIPTEVVTMTSPYTPTDIGDSTDSYFIIPIIESNEMLQPISPSRSNIEQIVGTGLEKLLTQFCNHQSEILRVHEQYLKNQAECSQSFFQLMQQQYRVLLGSNNIKSQQVELALEETPTDNFAPQTPANTMASSTPIEAPQTKVNNNLTIVPPTKVESSLPETKSVASVETVDKTELLMQVISSKTGYPVTMLNWEINPGADLGIDAVKWMDIISAMQELLPDVPKVNPKELAEQPTLRQVAEYIQICIPQPTSPQIPVSTSVNIETVVPQPVSTEDTFLTESLLNVISDKTGYPAEMLETEMDLEADLGVDSIKRVEIIGAMQTLFPNLPKLSPEELGEQRTISKIANYLGTKITEAKKKFLIAV